Proteins co-encoded in one Dreissena polymorpha isolate Duluth1 chromosome 12, UMN_Dpol_1.0, whole genome shotgun sequence genomic window:
- the LOC127853160 gene encoding serine protease inhibitor dipetalogastin-like isoform X4: protein MQSVLFLAIASCVLAMVRAQATVCACPFSWMPVCGSNGVTYGNTCQMKCANVVMKSEGECPKECPCPRDYRPVCGEDGVTYSNRCLLECQGVRMKSNGQCPKLCPCPRIYTPMCGKDGVTYNNRCLMDCQGVELGYFGQC, encoded by the exons ATGCAGTCGGTTCTGTTCTTGGCGATAGCCTCGTGTGTGCTGGCGATGGTCCGTGCTC AGGCCACGGTGTGCGCGTGTCCGTTTTCATGGATGCCCGTATGTGGATCTAATGGCGTCACATATGGCAACACGTGTCAAATGAAATGCGC GAATGTCGTCATGAAATCGGAAGGTGAATGCCCTAAGGAATGCCCCTGCCCACGTGACTACAGGCCCGTGTGTGGGGAGGACGGGGTCACATACAGTAACCGTTGTCTACTAGAGTGCCA GGGAGTGCGCATGAAATCGAACGGACAGTGCCCTAAGCTGTGCCCCTGTCCCCGTATCTACACCCCTATGTGCGGAAAGGACGGCGTCACCTATAACAACCGATGTTTGATGGATTGCCA GGGCGTGGAGCTCGGATATTTCGGACAGTGTTAA
- the LOC127853160 gene encoding serine protease inhibitor dipetalogastin-like isoform X1 — protein MQSVLFLAIASCVLAMVRAQATVCACPFSWMPVCGSNGVTYGNTCQMKCAGVTLKSEGVCPKVCPCPRNYQPVCGADGTTYGNRCLLDCQNVVMKSEGECPKECPCPRDYRPVCGEDGVTYSNRCLLECQGVRMKSNGQCPKLCPCPRIYTPMCGKDGVTYNNRCLMDCQGVELGYFGQC, from the exons ATGCAGTCGGTTCTGTTCTTGGCGATAGCCTCGTGTGTGCTGGCGATGGTCCGTGCTC AGGCCACGGTGTGCGCGTGTCCGTTTTCATGGATGCCCGTATGTGGATCTAATGGCGTCACATATGGCAACACGTGTCAAATGAAATGCGC gGGCGTGACACTTAAATCGGAAGGCGTATGCCCCAAGGTATGCCCCTGTCCCCGCAACTACCAGCCCGTGTGTGGAGCTGACGGCACCACATACGGCAATCGTTGTCTGCTCGATTGCCA GAATGTCGTCATGAAATCGGAAGGTGAATGCCCTAAGGAATGCCCCTGCCCACGTGACTACAGGCCCGTGTGTGGGGAGGACGGGGTCACATACAGTAACCGTTGTCTACTAGAGTGCCA GGGAGTGCGCATGAAATCGAACGGACAGTGCCCTAAGCTGTGCCCCTGTCCCCGTATCTACACCCCTATGTGCGGAAAGGACGGCGTCACCTATAACAACCGATGTTTGATGGATTGCCA GGGCGTGGAGCTCGGATATTTCGGACAGTGTTAA